TTGTGTTTTTTATTCTTTGCCTATCAGAATAACTCAAGATGCTCAGAATGACCCAAGACAATTCCCTTCTCCACACCAGGCAATAACACTGATCAGAGAATAGCAGATTTGTGCTGGGTCAAAAATGAAAGAAGAGCAGTTGCAAGACCTCATCTCAGTGTACTTCAACTGGACTCTGATTCTGCGAAGACTTCTGCTCCTTCCTAAGCATGACAacccatttcaaaacaaatgtGGGGCAGATCATTCGGCCCTTATCAGCTCAATGAGTGATTATCAATTATTATATCAGTTTCACTAGGCTCTGGGAATTCACTGTGCATTGATGTGAATAAACAGAAGAATTTCCTAGAGATTAGAGCaggaaactgggagtcaggattcctggattctgttcctggttcAGAGCCCTGATTTGCTGtatggtcttgggcaagtcattaaattgctttgtgcctcggtttccccagcctgtaaaatggagctagtATAACATGATCTCACAGGAAAGACTGTCACCCAATTATTGTCAGGATTATATAGCTTTTCACAAGGCGTCCTGCAATTACAGGTTCCTATGGGTCCTGAACTCACTTTTGGGATCTGTGAAACATTATTCCTTTGCATCTCCAGGTGCTAAGGTAGCATCACAATCTTATGACTCATCCCCAGTGTAGCAATTTTGTCTTGGTAGTGGGATGGTTGTGAGGTTTAATCAATGTTTGCATAGTGCTTTGTGATCCCCTGATGAGGCAACCTAAGAATGCAAAGTGCTATCTTGTTAGAATTGCATAGCAAACTCAGCATTTCCTTAATTTCTTAAATAAACGGAGTGGATTCAACTCCCTTCCTTTTTGATGCGTTACActctcttggggaaaaaaaacgaCGAGTCCTTGTGGCAAACCTTGCAAACCTTGTGGGAGGTTTGATTGTGACATTTATATATCACTCTGCCTAGGGTGAGTTCTGCTCCACCACAGAAGTTGCTCTGGAAGCCCCCAGTGTGCAGATGCTGCACTATCCTGAGGAAACTGTggtgtgttctttttttttttttttttccatcagcCAACGCTACTCCCCGTCCTCTCCTCCCCATCATTGCTTTTGGCATGTTTTGCATATCAAGTGGGTAGTGGGAGGGAGCAGTCTGTGTGCTGTAGGGATTGTGATTGCACCCAGACACTGTGGGAAGGGGCAAAAGGAGAGAAACTTCATGTGTCCTACAACCCTCTTGCTCACCTGGGTCTGAGCCAAAGTCCACTAAAGTTAACTTCAGTTCAATTCAAGGAGACTTTATTGGCATGAAAAGCTATGCAAGTAGtgtcaaaatgtttaaaaaaaaaatccctcaggTATCTGTTGGGGCAGTTACAACCCACCCAGGATTGGGGCCACACTGTGTTGGGGTTGGATCCCTTGCATCCATTGCTCATTACTGTCCATTCCCAATCAGGTGGCAGGTTGCTATGTGGTGTGCTGCCATTCCTTTTCttgagacaaggtgagtgaggtagtatcttttattggaccaacttctctggttgagaacagaagttggtccaataaaagatattacctcatcctccTTGTCTCAAGAAAAGGAATGGCAGCACACCACAACCACACTGCATATCCCTTTTCTTGTTCTAGGGCCAGGCacagtggaaagacttccattcaCTTGCAGTCAGGTCGCTGCTTAGTGGCTATGCACAGTCTGGTCCAAAATCTTGTGTGACTCCCAGAGACATCACTGACCTGAGAGGATTTTTAAAGACAGCTCACAGACATGATACCAAGGGTTTGCAAATGGCTTTTAAATCCCTTCCCTAAAAATTACAGTGTCAGGAGATGCAGGCTGGCATCAGAAGACTTTGATGATTCCTCCAGCCATATTCACCAGTGATTTCCCTCTCATTTCCAGACTTAGTGGCATTGTGCACCCCGGAACTCTTGGCAGCAGGCCTTGTCCCCCAGCTGGCTGGGCGGGGCCATTCCATGATGTCAACCTTCCCTGGAATCCGGAGGAGAGTGAAGGTGGCACACAGAGAACTGTTGCTATAGCAACAGCAGAAGCTGTCTGCATCGGTGTTGGCCAGGCAGGGTCAGGAATAGCTTTCTTGGGACTTGGAGGTGAGGACATCCCCGCTGTGCACAGGTTTGTGAGAGCCCTAGAGGGGCCATGGGGCCCTAATTGTGTCTTGTTCAGTGTggtcatttagggcctgatcctgagaatcTGCACTAGGGAGCTGTGGGACATGGCAGGTGTGGTGCTTGTTGTCCCACAGCAGCCTGAGTCCAGTCGGGAGCCACTAAGAAGCATTTGAGCAGAGAACAATGAAGTTACATGCACGAATCCAGTGCAGCGCGCCCCTGTCTTGTGAGCTTCGATGCCACTGTGCAGGGGGCTTCCCCTTGGCAGCTGGCCCTTCGTCCTATGTTTTTCAACACAGTTACCCTGAAAACTGTGTGAGTAtggtacctgcagctcccactgggatCAGTGAGTCTGGGGCACCCAgcaccagtcaggatcaggtccttctATGACAAATCCTCCTCTAACATGGCTTTTCTTCTTAAATGTTTGTGAAAATGGCACTTTCCCATGGGCTGGAGAGAGAAGTAGCCTCACAATAAGAATGTATTTGCCCTCTCAtgagaaaacagaaacaaaatggtTCCTGTCAGCTTAAATGACGTTGGGCCTGATGCAATTTCCAGGTATGGACCCTTTCTcctgtgcagagccccactgacttcactgggacacCGCGTAATCCTCTGTCCTGAATTAACtgagttaggccctgatcctgggaaAATACATACCAAACTGTCCCTAGAAAGTCCCTCTCTTATGGAGTACATAGATATTAAAGTCCCCTGTGTTTTTGTTCCTTAATCTCTAAGTGTCTGTGTATTTTAAATCTGTGGATAAGTGCTTTTGTgatcaaatgaaaataaataatggctatacaaatatatatatgtatgttacggctgtcaaatgattaaaaaaataattgcaattaatcatgagataaaaatatttgcaattaatcacagttttaaacacactgttaataatagaatactaatttaaatatattataaatatttttggatgtttttctacgttttcaaatattgatttcaattacaacatagaatacaaagtgtacagtgctcactttatattatttgattacaaatatttgccatgtaaaaaagataaaagaaaaagtatttttcaattcacttcatacaagtgttgtactgcaatctctttatcgtgaaagtgcaacttacaaatgtagattattttttttttacataactgcacttaaaaacaaaagtcCACTTCTTCTTCCGTCAATTGGTAAGACaagcaaatttgtttacattgacaggagataatgctgcctgcttcttatttataatgtcacctgaaagtaagaacagacgttcgcatggcactgttgtagccggcgttgcaagatatttccGTGCCagatgctaaacatttgtatgccccttcatgcttgtacctccgttccagaggacatgcttccatgctgatgattaaAAGAAATGTGGTaatttctgttggtggcatctgactcagatgatgcaAATGAAggtgcattggtctgcactgctttggatcattattttttttactgtgcaaatacttgtaataaaaaataatataaagtgagcactgtacattttgtattccatgttgtaatccaaatcaaaatatttgaaaatgtagaaaaacatccaaaatatttataataaatttaaataggtattccattattgtttaacagtgtgattaaaactgtgattaatcactattttttaatttagttaatgTGTTTTGTCTTAATCGCTTGTGTAAACTACAATTAATTGACAGTCCATATATATACAAAAAACATAGTGTGcctaatttcaatgggattaaaaACTATGTCCCTATCCCCCAACCAATATCACTGTTGCTAGCTTCCTCGGGCTGTAATTAATTGCCTCACAACAACCTTGTAAATTTACattattatccccagtttacCAGTGGTGAAACCAATACATGGAGAAGTTATGTGACTTTTCTGAGGTCATACAGGGCCTCATAcgtctactgaaatcaatgggagtttttccattgatttcaatgggtgatGGAGCAAGCCCATTGCTAATAAGTGACAAAGCAAGGTCTAGAACCCAGCAATCCCAACTTTCAGTGGTCTACTCTAATAATTAGTCTTGCAGACTCCCTAACAGCTGCAAGAGAATAGGAGCCCATGATCTCCAATACCAAAATAATTATCCTTCTCCAGCAGCCCAGTAAAAAGTAAAACTGCGAATTGCTATGTTTCACTTTAGCCAGCAGGAGGAGCCAGTAATGGGATGAATATACAGTACAGTAATGGAAATAAATTGACACTGGGCAGAAAAATCACATTTGAAATCTTTATGTAAGGGCTACTGAGTTCAAAAAAAGTTCATTGTCTTGCTCATACCAAGCTCTGCATGATGTATAAACTCATGAAAATCTGTCTTAATTTATCACAATGATCTGCACTTAATGTGGTCGCTAATTTGATCTGCTCTGCCTGAGTTAGGTGGCAAGCCCTTTTAAACATTACATTCTGCAAAACTGGCATGCGCATTGGTAACAATGTAAAAtcagtattgccagccccaaaGTTCAAAACTCATGAGTCTGACTCACACAAATCAcaaaattggctttaaaatcatgagatttttaaaaaaatagtaaatgtTGGGTTCTTGGTTTTTGCCTTCTGGGGTTTGAGCCATTAGGGTTGACATTTTCCAGCTGTACTCTGCAGCCACAAGGCACGAAGtgtactttgttttttaaatgaaagttgagattctcatgcaatATCATGGTTCCaacagctggggctttaagaaaaatcacAAGACCCACAATAAAATAATGAGAGTTGGCCAcactgtaaataaaaagaatacatTCATATCAGGGAGGGTCATTGGTGAATATTGGATGTGCCCCATTCTATTTCAGAAAAGACCCAGGTTACAATCCTGATGAATATATATACGGGCAAACCACAAAACCAATCAGCTGCTTTAAAGGATTCCATAATGTTCCTTCTTTTTTGGCAGACATTGCTCTAGAGACAATGGAGCTAGTAGAAGCAACACAGCCAGCAGATACAGGGGAGTCTAAGGAGCCAGAGTATTCTAACCCTCTCCTGAGGCCTGCTCTCACTGGAGATGTGGAGGGTGTGCAGCAGATTTTTGCCGACCCAGAAGACCCTGATGGTGAAAAGGCCATGCAACTTCTCATTGAAAAGGACATCGTAGGGAGAGACCTACTATATGCAACCAGCATGGCCGGACAGAGTGCAGTCATCAGAGCACTGGCAAAATACGGAGTGGTCATGAAGGATAAAACAGCCAGAGGTATGCTGCTGACGGCAGTGGGCAatggattgggccccacacctGCTCACTCCGGCCATGACCCAGTTCCCATCCAAGCCAACGCATTGACTTCATTGGTGCAGGATCAGCCCTTCTGCTCCTTCAAGCTTATCCTGACTTCTCTGAATTCACATTCACATTCACTTACTCCTTCCACTCTCCACTCTGCTTCTGTGAAGCTTGATCCAAGCACCACCAAAGTaaagggagcctttccattgacttcactaggcttTGGATCTGACCCTAGATTCCCATGTGGCTTTATactcacctcctctccatgctcacTCACTCCCCCTATCTTGGCTTCTCCTCTGTTCCCTTCCTGAAATTATCCACTGTTAGAAATTGATCTTTCTGTTCTGTTGTCCCAGCTGCTTGCTCATCTCTCACTTCCTGCAACCTAAATTCTCTAACCCACTTGCTGCAAAACTTCCCTTTCCTCTGTCGTACCACTGATTCCAGACTCCACatgcctttcccctcccctccatggcTGGCTCCTTCCCTGTAGATTTTGTCTGAGGATTGCCCTTGGCCACAATTTTCTCCCTGCCCTCACTGTGCTGTGCAGCACTGGTTAGTTGCTGACCTCCCCTCCAGTGGCGGCTGCATTACAGGGGGCTTCACATGTACTTAGCACTTTGGGAAGAAAGTTGCTctgaaaatgcaaagtaatattaGCTGGCATTTGACCCCCAGCAAGATACCTCTCCCTTTGGTTCTGATGACTTCGCTGTCATCCCCCAGGTTACACACTCCTCCACTGTGCTGCGGCCTGGGGCCAGCTGGAGACTGTGAAAACTCTGGTAGAACTGGAAGCTGATATTCTAGCGACGAACTTCCGGGGTGAAAAGGCCCGAGATATAGCCGACCGTTATGCACAGACAGACTGCGTCGAATTCCTGGACTGGGCAGGTGAGACTGGTAATGCCCAGCTACACAGGGGAGGTTGTGATCACCATGGgttagagcctcagctggtgaaaatccaTCAGAGCTCCATTGGAGTGAAtgaaactatgctgatttacaccagctgaagatctgacccccATGTCTGTAGGTCAAATGAATTTTAAATACTACTCTAGGCCTGACCTGTAAGGTGATTGATCCAACAACAAATGCAGCTCCTAAGGTGAGAGCTGCACCAGTAACTCTGTGAGTGGATCCTTGGTGCCCATGCCCTAAGGAAAGTCCTGGATAGCAGAAATGTAAAGCATCAGGCTGAGGTTCTCTGGTCCTGCTAAGCGATGCTCAGTGCAGGACCAGAGGAAAA
This Chrysemys picta bellii isolate R12L10 chromosome 8, ASM1138683v2, whole genome shotgun sequence DNA region includes the following protein-coding sequences:
- the ANKRD45 gene encoding ankyrin repeat domain-containing protein 45 isoform X2, with amino-acid sequence MELVEATQPADTGESKEPEYSNPLLRPALTGDVEGVQQIFADPEDPDGEKAMQLLIEKDIVGRDLLYATSMAGQSAVIRALAKYGVVMKDKTARGYTLLHCAAAWGQLETVKTLVELEADILATNFRGEKARDIADRYAQTDCVEFLDWAEAKQALRTFIAHIQATIADPEKVQGRLNKEDKNMSLSACRVKCDWLENAKEPTRQDFLDQKQQLEDIMLPIFTKLAVPRPPTAKSTRSALNCSKI
- the ANKRD45 gene encoding ankyrin repeat domain-containing protein 45 isoform X1 yields the protein MELVEATQPADTGESKEPEYSNPLLRPALTGDVEGVQQIFADPEDPDGEKAMQLLIEKDIVGRDLLYATSMAGQSAVIRALAKYGVVMKDKTARGYTLLHCAAAWGQLETVKTLVELEADILATNFRGEKARDIADRYAQTDCVEFLDWAEAKQALRTFIAHIQATIADPEKVQGRLNKEDKNMSLSACRVKCDWLENAKEPTRQDFLDQKQQLEDIMLPIFTKLAVPRVNRRTFWTEVFVSSSTFSMDISDCPAIEATLQSKIYYCCSRCLNNIV